The DNA window GAACAGtgacaaacaaagcaaataaagtttcaaattatttatttcagtttcaCCGTTTCAATTCAACATTTGAAAAATCGAAAGGACAAACAACTTAATATCACAAATCATTTAAGCAGTCATACATTAAGTGAAAGGGGCATATGTGTATACAACAAAAATAAGTCAAGGCACACCATGTTACAGTAATACCAAGTGGAAAGATTTAGTAACCTCAATAGGTTTAAGAGCCCTTCAGCTCAGCGTTAAATTAtaagttttaaaaataaaggagtgACAGAATAACCAGCATTCAAGTTCTCCTAGTCAGAAACCTTATTTTATTAACAAACTGGTGACCATTTCAGGTTtaaacttgaaatgaaaaagacaaaaaagggccaaaaagacaaaaaagggccAAATTTCTCCATGAACAAGTGCTGCGCTTCATGTGGACTTGGGGGAACAGACTCAATAAACCTCTGCCACAGAGTCCGTTCTGCacagagacaggcagagggacGCATGCAGGCGTCACTggttccatccgtgtgtttgcAAGGGAAGTCGGGAGTGAGAAGTTCCTTCATCTCCCCCCCGATGGTCGGTTCACAGACCATTACGATCAAGAAGAGATGGAGACCTCTTCAGTAAAACCCATAGTGCAGGTCAAGCAGTCCATCAGAGGGgagcaaaataacaataaaaaataaatgttgtgacTTCTATCTCATGAAGTTTCCACCTCCGATTTCCCTCTTGTACCTGTTGGTGAGGTGGTCGGCCTGCAACGTGAGCTTACATAGAACTCCAAACAGTCCCCTGAGGTGATAGTGAAACTGGTTCTCCAGGTCAGTGTTCTCGacgccgtgctgctgctgctgctcctcctgcttcaccGCCATCTCCAGGAAGCTGGCGCCGCTGCTCATCTCCCTCTTCAGCAGGCCCCACTCCATGTCGTTTTTTATGGACTTGAGGAGCAGGTAGTGCTCGTACATGTCCCTCTGCTTGTTGGGACACGGCGGCTCGTGATTTTGGtcgccgttgttgttgttgggctcCAGCTCGCTGGCGGCCCGCTCTTCTAGCGGCACGTCCCGCAGCAGGCTCGGCACCATGATGGTCTCGTCCATGTTGTTGGCAGCCGCGATGAAGCGGTGCATGACGTTGATGAGGGAGTGCTTGTTGTTGGCGGGGTCGGCGCTGATCTGCATCATTTTGAAGGCTTTGGGTTGGCTTGGTTACAGTGCAAGAGCtggcaggtggtggtggtggtattaAGGCAGAGCTGCGTGGTGTTTTAGGAGGTGGCTGATCTGCAGGGCGGAAGAGGAAACATGAGGATAGAGGCACatttaccttttaaaaaaaatatataaaccaCAATTATATTTTGCTACATTTACAGGCCTGAtgcacttaaataaaaaaaggtattttccaCATTCAACATGGATGCAAAAGGAAACCGGTtcataaccacacacacaaagtgcagctAGACAGGAAACATGATGAAACAGTGGAAACTTGCTTCTCATCCGTGGAGAGCCTGTGGCACCATCTACACAATTAATTAAGTAACATCCGTATTCGCCTTCAAATGTGCTGATTGTAACAGCGTACAGGCATCATTTCGACCTTGACTTCCTGATATTTAGAGAGGATTCATACAGGAAACTGCTCGCGTCGgaggagatattcaaaaggaaaaaaaaggccgtTAGTCGCGTCAGAGGCCTTTCGATATGAAACAGGACGCAGACTGACCTGAACCACGAGGAGACCTGAGGAGAGTTGTTCTTGGCGTGCCGGTTGAATAGACCAAGTCTTCTCAGGGTCTTCACACCACCCGCCGGGAAGGAAAATAAAGAATTTCCTCAACAGACTGACGGTTGAGACAGAGACTTTATAGCGGACGAGCgggttgggagggggaggggccatAAACACTGCACTCAGCCCAGGCTGGAGTTTCCTAACGAGTCTATTGGGTAGCGGGCGCGAGAGGCGGAGTCACAATAGCATCTGATCCTAAACGGACCAATCAGACGTCGGAACAGAGCCGCCAGTCAATTACAGTAACTCTCTGCAGCGGTGCAGCCTCAAGGCAATGCGGGCATCACATTTACAAAGAAAGGCACGATAACCGTCAGATGTACTCGTTTTTCTATTGTACAACAGGTTTAATGCCAAGTACCCCGTTGAGTAGGTTTCACCTTTTCCCGACGTCCCAACGGCCTCTACACCAGCCTTTATTTATATTACGTTACACAGTACTTCCACCTGGTGGTTGGACTCtgttaagacccccccccccatccccgttTACATTATCAACCTGCCCATAACAGTAGAGAACTGTGGTAGACAGAGCAGATAGACTTGTAATGTGACATGTATTTACCATTTAAAGATTTTTGTGGGAAATAACTAAAGCTTTAAGTATTCCATAGGACGGTTTTGATTTTACCTGGTAGTTCACCTTCAGCATGAAACGGTGACTGATCCTCCACGCTGAGCCGTCATGtttatctgcatgtgtgtgccagCAGTGCACAGGTGTGTTTGATTGAGTTAATTGTGAGTGTCAGGGCATCATTGAGGATATTAGTTACAGCTGCGGGCTTCCTGCTGTGTGACAAGTCAAAACTGTGGAACCTGCAAAGTATCCAAGAATATTCTCTCCAAGTCGGAATCATGTCTAGAGTCATAAACAAAtgtcatttattacattaatcttATCAATCAaccaatttacatttttttccgtGGCCTTTTAGTGGATCCATGCAAGTTCATTTGTCTTAACTGTAAGACTTATTTTGTCAACGTGTACACGGTCATATTACCAGTTATCTTTGACTTTATTAAAGGGAAAGACAATATGATGCATAAACAGATGGTATGTTTCTTATCAAATTACTGATTTTAACAGAATTCTAGAAATTAAAGACTAATGTGACACAAATAACAAATGTCATTTGCCAAAAATGACTTTTAGCTTAGTTATAGCAtctggtgtatatatataacattatcAAAAATGACTGTTAGAACAGAGTGAATTAAACAGGGAATACATTTATAGATTATCCCCAACATTGTCAgtttcatttaagtattaaaacaTCATAATGAAATAATACTAACATTAACAAACTGCTAAAAACTGCATCACAACCAGCCATCAATGTCCTTAAATGTTATGTTGAAGCTACATTAAAgaaattctcacacacacagcattaaaGATGCTAaatttaatctttattttttgtaaagtaTTTCACATGCATCCACAAAAGAATAACAATTCAACACTGCAGACTGGAATATGAAGTTGGCTGGCAAATGTAACCCGGCACACAGGCGTGCCCGTTTTCAACAGGACTGGCCTGCGTGGGCACTAGGCCTCATTCACAGGTCCCTTACTGGGAGTCACGCTGACCAGATGTCAGgttggagacccccccccccctttgtccatCTCTCAGGCTTATTTTGGCTTCACACGTATACGCAGAAATTCACTTAAGTGTTGCAGAGACGTTTAACATTATCATctgcagactttttttcttttaaaagcagaATTACAAAATAAGGCAGCTGCataacacaaaagacacaacaaaTGAAACTATGGACGAGTAACATCTAGGCTAAATAGAAATCAATATTTAAATCTCTGGAGTAACAAATGATGACCAAACTTTCCAGGTCCCTTTAATTTCAGACTACACTGCACATAACATCCCGGTTTTAGCTTCCTTTCCCCCCTCCTGTCTACTCATTTGTCAGTGGcgaataaaagaaaaagctgtgaatgtttttccctttctaaaataatatcatctaacacatacacacaatagtAAAATAACAGGAGATTCTTTCAACTCAATGTGCATGAAGAGCTGCCCATCGGAGACCTGCgaagacaacaaaaacatgtcGGTGTCAGCATGAAGCAGCCAATTTGCATTTGAATCAGGTCCTTTAATTCAAAGTTGACAAATGCTGATGGAACAACCCGTACAGGATTTAGTCCCCCGAATAGGAACGGTTCACTTCCTCAATATTTAACAGCTTGGCCTCACCTGTGGAAGGTCCACGTTAGACCATCTCATACTGGTTGTTGGTTATGTATCGAGACAAACAGCAGGACAGGAATATCCCAATGAGCTGAGAGGAGACACGTTCAACAAAATGTACAAGAATCAAAACAACGTTTCCAGACAGTTCTTATTTGAACAAAAGAAACGCACTGAACTGCAGAGTCCTGCGGATACAGCTGTGCACAGTGCCACTGCATTAGTGCGTAGACCGGCTATGAATAACCGCACACGAGACTATGTTGCATGAAACCATTTCTCAAAGCAAAGGTTGTAAATGTGCCCCTAAAAACCAGAATTTAtccaaaaaaaagtgtgtctgATTTCATTTACCAGAGACGGTGCACATACGTAAACATTACAGTCCCTGCAAATGTAGCAGCCACCAAAGGTTAACATATGTTGCAAAGTTATCCGCCCAGATGTTGCCCGGACGAGACGCCTTCTCTGACCCAGTTATGTTGGAGGCCGAGGTCGCTGCAAGAACGCGCGATGTACCTGGAAGAACGCGATCCCGAAAGAGATGCCTGCCACGATTCCCAGGTTGGACTCCATCACACGGGTCACCTGAGCGAAGCAGCcctacagcagacacacacaattatgGAGCGTTTGTTTTTGCTTAAAAAGGCAATGAACACTACACAAATCTAGATTAGGTCGTTTTGGTGGTGCGAGGCGGCGCACTCACCACTGTGTACACCTCCGTCTCGGCCTTTTTGAAGTCCTTCAGGGTCTCCGGTGAGCAGTTGGAGTTGGACTTACAGCAGCTGACAGGGATGCCATTGTCTTTAAAGTACTTTGTGTGATTCCAGTCCGTGTAATTGTTCACCCCGCAGCACAGCAGCTACACGCAATGAAAGCCACACAAGGCTTCAAGTCAAATGAATCGCTTTAGGCAGGTACAGAAAAGGGATGTTTTTGAATCAAACCGGTTCTTATGTAAACAGTGTGTGACAAGGACAGTCAGATACGAGAGCGGCGCCATGAGCGCGAGGGATAGAGGGAGGGGCTTACGGTCCTCTGGATGCTGTCCAcggcggagctgctgctgctggcgtcGGTGCCGTTGTAGTTCAGCACGGCGTTCTCATAGGCGACGCCCAACTTGGCCTTGATCTGGAAAATTCAATACAAAAGATTGTATGTGTCATAGAGCTGGTGTGATCCccgtagaagaaaaaaataaaataaatgaataattcagaGTGTTTATGAGACGATTCATTGACCTCATGTCTGAAGACGAAGCCCGAGACACCGGCCACGAGCTCCGCCAGGAACACCAGGGTCAGAAACATGGCATACTGAAGGAAAGGTGCACACGCaaacaaaaatcaatcaaacaaGGTCACAtcctaaataaagaaaaaaaaacaacaacagggaaCACTTGAGGGCGACGCGCTGCACCTCCGCTGACCAGTTTGAGCATCCACGGGCTGCCGCGGCATGTGGCGAAGCATCCGAACAGGCCGAAGATGACGATGATGGCCCCGGTCCCGATGAGGACGTACGGCGCGTTGGTGCTCTCCTCGGAGGCCAGAGAGAAGTAGGCCTCCAGGCTGACCTTCCCCCACACGCCGACGGCCAGCAGGATCACTCCcgtgaactggggggggggggagatgggcaGGTGTTTccattaaggttttttttttttttaaaacaactgaATGTTCAACAGCAAACTTTTAAGGAATATTTAAATAGGTCATTGGATGGGAAAACTGGAAAGAAGAGTATCATCTGTGAGCTTGTTTTAGTCTCATAGAGTAGGTTGTGAATTGGCTTCTTCGTCGTATACAAGAATAAACCTCACATCTTTGGGGTTTGGGTCAGAACAAATTCTAACACGTGTTTGGGGTTCTGGGAATTTCTAGTTGCCCATCTGCCCACGGTGTACagacattttacacacaaaacgatcatataaaaataaaacaacgaaCTATTGGTCGCATCACTATTTGAAATTGAAACCTAATCTCACTACTGTAAAATAAGGGGAGGCTCTGACTCGCTGTGTGTTGAGTAAATTAATACAACCTCTGATCTACTTTAATAACCCTGCGTTGGAACAGGACTCTGATGTGGCAGATTATGCATTTACAAATTACATCATTTGACACAAAGTTCACCCAACTGGccctgggcttttttttttatcatctggGCGCCTTGGTACAGCACACGCGGGTCATTAGCTAAAGGGGAGGCACCAGGTCCACCAGCCAGGAGCAATAAAGTGCCAGATAAAAGCCCTGACCTGAACTTTGGGTTAGCAGCAGCCAGAGACGGCTGTTTGCTCAGGACAAAGATGGAGGAGacgtgtctgttttttttcttccttacatGCAATTAAATCACGACGGTTATTGTCCAGCTCAAACATGTGGTTAATAACGAATAAGTCGATGAACTGAAAAAGTCTGGTGACAAAAACACCAAACTTTTTCTTGTCTTGGCTTCTCCAGTATGACgactgacatgtttttttttataacaatgAATCTGAATACATTTGGGGTTTAGATTGTTGGTTCTCGTTTGAAGAAGTCACTTTGATGCCAATACTTTACATACAATTAATTGC is part of the Pungitius pungitius chromosome 2, fPunPun2.1, whole genome shotgun sequence genome and encodes:
- the tspan7 gene encoding tetraspanin-7, encoding MSPPSRRLQTKPVITCLKTFLISYSLIFWFTGVILLAVGVWGKVSLEAYFSLASEESTNAPYVLIGTGAIIVIFGLFGCFATCRGSPWMLKLYAMFLTLVFLAELVAGVSGFVFRHEIKAKLGVAYENAVLNYNGTDASSSSSAVDSIQRTLLCCGVNNYTDWNHTKYFKDNGIPVSCCKSNSNCSPETLKDFKKAETEVYTVGCFAQVTRVMESNLGIVAGISFGIAFFQLIGIFLSCCLSRYITNNQYEMV
- the mid1ip1l gene encoding mid1-interacting protein 1-like translates to MMQISADPANNKHSLINVMHRFIAAANNMDETIMVPSLLRDVPLEERAASELEPNNNNGDQNHEPPCPNKQRDMYEHYLLLKSIKNDMEWGLLKREMSSGASFLEMAVKQEEQQQQHGVENTDLENQFHYHLRGLFGVLCKLTLQADHLTNRYKREIGGGNFMR